CCGGGTCACGCGCTTCGGGGAGCCGGTCGTTGACTGGTCGAAACTCGCCATCGCGCTGAAAGGCGCCCCGACGCTCGGGGCAGGGGCGACAATCGCGAAAACCGCAACCCGCAGCGAGGATGACACATGGGACCTGCCGTGGGGCGAACGGTCCCGCGTGCGCAACCATTTCAACGAGCTGACGGCAACCGTCGCCGACAAGGGCGGCCGCACCTTCGATGTGGTGTTCCGGGTGTATGATGACGGCCTCGGCTTCCGCTATGACGTGCCGAAGCAGGACGCACTCGCAGAAGCCCTGATCCGCGACGAGGAAACCGAGTTCCGCTTCGCCGAGCCCGCCACCACATGGTGGATCGAGGCGCGCCTGCCGAACCGTTATGAATATATCTACAAGACGACGCCCCTTGAGGCAGTGACGATGGCGCACACGCCCATCACGATGCGCACGGAGGACGGACTGCATATCAGCATCCATGAAGCTGCGCTCGTTGACTATTCCGGCATGTCGGTGCGCCGCACCAAGGGCCGCGCCTTCAAGGCTGACCTTGCGCCTTCGTCCGAAAAGGGTGTTCTGGTGCGCGGGGCCACGCCGTTCGTGACTCCGTGGCGCACGCTGATGATTTCAGATACCGCAGGCGGCCTCGTGGAAAGCGATCTGGTGCTGAACCTCAACGAACCCAACAAGCTGGGCGACGTTTCATGGGTCGAGCCGGGCAAATATGTCGGCATCTGGTGGGGCATGCATCTGGGGGTCGAAAGCTGGGAATCCGGCCCGATCCACGGGGCGAACACCAAAAATACCATGAGATATATCGATTTCGCCGCCGAGAACGGCTTCAAGGGCGTGCTCGTTGAAGGCTGGAACATCGGCTGGGACGGGGACTGGGTGCAAAATGGTGACCTCTTCGATTTCACCAAGGCTTATCCCGACTATGATATCGAAAAGCTCGCCGCCTATGCGCTTTCCAAAGGCGTGCGGCTGGTGGCACATAACGAGACCTCGGGCAATATCGCCAATTATGAGGACCAGATGGCTGCGGCCTACGCGATGTACGAACGCCTTGGCATCCGCCAGATCAAGACCGGCTATGTAGCCGACGCCGGCCACATCAAGGCGCGCGGCGCAGACGGCAAGATGCATCTGGAATATCACGACGGGCAGGTGACCCAGCGCCATCATATCAAGGTGCTCGAGGAAGCCGCGAAGCATCGCCTTTCGATCAACAGCCACGAACCGGTGAAGGATACGGGCCTGCGTCGCACATATCCGAACTGGATTTCGCGCGAGGGCGCACGGGGGCAGGAATATAACGCCTGGGGCACCCCGCCGAACCCGCCCGAGCATGTGGCCGTGCTGCCCTTCACCCGGATGCTTTCAGGCCCCATGGACTATACGCCGGGGATTTTCGACCTCACCTTCAATTACGAGAAGACGAACGGCAACCGCCCGCAGTCCACGCTCGCGCAGCAGCTGGCCCATTATGTGGTGATCTACAGCCCGATCCAGATGGTGGCGGACCTGCCGGAAAATTATGGCAAGCACCCGGATGCTTTCCGGTTCATCAAGGATGTGGTGACCGACTGGGACGAGACAAAGGTGCTGAATGCCGAGATCGGCGATTATGTGACCATCGCACGCAAGGCCAAGGGCAGCGGCGAATGGTTCCTTGGCAGCCTGACGGACGAGGAAGGCCGGATGCTGAGCGTGCCGCTGTCGTTCCTCACCCCGGGCACCCGCTACCGCGCGGAAATCTACCGGGACGGCGACAAGGCCCACTGGGACACAGCCCCCTATGATTTCGTGCGGGAAGAAAAAACAGTCACCAGTGCCGACACCCTGACCCTGCGCCTCGCTGCCGGCGGCGGCCAGGCCATCCGCTTCTTACCGCAGCCATAAGCGGACGCGCGGCCTGAGCTAAAACACACCCGCTGCCGGGAAACCGGTGGCGGGTGTGTCTTGTGTCGGGAAGAGTGAATGCATACGTTCAAGCTTGGGGTGAGATCGGGTGAGGGGCATCATATGAAACGTCGAGTGAGCAAGGTTGAATTGTTTATTCAAATTTACCTAGTCGTGAACTCTATTTATGCTGCTCTCATGGTGACCGTATGGCGAAATCTGCCTTATGAACACGCTATAAATCTCCTTTTCTGGCTCGTGAGTAGTCCGCTTAGGTGGCTTGCTGAGCCATTGACGCCGTTTATGTCGGGCTTGCCTCCATTGTCGATTGCGCTGATATATCCCTTGACGGTTGCTATGTTTGTCAGGCTTGGGTTTTGGATGCTCAATAGGAGAGTGGGGCTCGGAAGATAGCCGAAATTATATCACGGGCTTCCACGTCGTCACGATGAACTTCAACCCTCAATCCTTGCCATCCCGCCCCGATCCCGGTATCGCGGGCCGCAAATTCCCGATTTGTAGGACAAGTCCGTGCCTTTCCTGACTGCGCTCCGCCGTGAATGGCTGGCGAGCCTCGGGCCATTTCGGCAAGCGCACAAGGGGCGAACAAGAAAACACCCGCCGTCAGGATGCTGTCGGCGGGTGTTTGCATTCGGGTAGCCGGACGCTTTTGTCAGGTCGGGCTGCCTGACTGCTCCGGGTTGGGCTCGGGAATGATCGGTAACTCTGGCGTGTCCGGGACTGGCGGGTTTTGGCGCACAACCCTCACAACAGCAGTGTTGGTTGAGCCGGTTTGCTGCGAAGACGACTGGCCTGAGTTGTA
The Gimibacter soli DNA segment above includes these coding regions:
- a CDS encoding glycoside hydrolase family 97 protein, with amino-acid sequence MFKAIGLALAGLLFVGTPVAADDVAAVASPSDVLAVELKAEKGVLQYRVTRFGEPVVDWSKLAIALKGAPTLGAGATIAKTATRSEDDTWDLPWGERSRVRNHFNELTATVADKGGRTFDVVFRVYDDGLGFRYDVPKQDALAEALIRDEETEFRFAEPATTWWIEARLPNRYEYIYKTTPLEAVTMAHTPITMRTEDGLHISIHEAALVDYSGMSVRRTKGRAFKADLAPSSEKGVLVRGATPFVTPWRTLMISDTAGGLVESDLVLNLNEPNKLGDVSWVEPGKYVGIWWGMHLGVESWESGPIHGANTKNTMRYIDFAAENGFKGVLVEGWNIGWDGDWVQNGDLFDFTKAYPDYDIEKLAAYALSKGVRLVAHNETSGNIANYEDQMAAAYAMYERLGIRQIKTGYVADAGHIKARGADGKMHLEYHDGQVTQRHHIKVLEEAAKHRLSINSHEPVKDTGLRRTYPNWISREGARGQEYNAWGTPPNPPEHVAVLPFTRMLSGPMDYTPGIFDLTFNYEKTNGNRPQSTLAQQLAHYVVIYSPIQMVADLPENYGKHPDAFRFIKDVVTDWDETKVLNAEIGDYVTIARKAKGSGEWFLGSLTDEEGRMLSVPLSFLTPGTRYRAEIYRDGDKAHWDTAPYDFVREEKTVTSADTLTLRLAAGGGQAIRFLPQP